In the genome of Arabidopsis thaliana chromosome 4, partial sequence, the window TTTTGGGTTCAAGATTCCTCGCTAGTCTTCTTCCTAGTTAGTTGCTTGCTGCACAAGAAACACTTTTCTTGAAGCTTAAACTGGTTATTTTAATTGCACCAATAGCAGATAACGAAGCACACGTTACTGTGTTTAGATTTCGAGGTTAGTTAGTTTAGGGTTTGAGGGTCGTTAATGATAAATCATCTACTTGGTTACTTGCTATAtaagataagtttttttttatataaagttatatatattcagtATTTGTGACATtagtttgttggtttttgtgtCCATATGTTTCAGTCAGTCGAAGTTCTCTCTCTGCCGCCACCAGCTAGGCATAATTCTGCTATAGGGCACGTAGGTAGCTTGATTACTACCGAAGACGTGAGGATTGAGGGGGTTATCAGCCATGTTAAATTTCATGATTCGATGATATTCATGAAGAATTGTGAGAACCTTTTTTTCCTGATTTCTATTctactaataaataaatatatatataatgttgattcattttaatttacagGTATGTGTTATGGTACTGAGGGGAGGACGAAGAGAAGACGTTCAATAGTAGCTTGCAATCAATTAGCTGGTTCAATCCACTTCAAATTCAGAGACATTAAAGTACGTGGACCAATACTTACTCATGCAtacatatttgattaattagttTGTGTACTGTACAATTTACGATCAATCTACAATTTACAGGCTCTCGAAATCATCTTTGTTCGGGAACTTCTACACAATGATGATCGTGAGTTTGCTGATCAGTTTCCTCTACTAAGTAGATCACACATTTGTCATCGCCAAGGTGGCGTCTGATAGTCTCATGCCAAGGCACAGCCTCTTTCACATGATAATTAGAGACGACGAGAGAAGAAGTATTAGAGAGGCTGCTCCTTGATTTGTGtagaataaaacatatacCTAATTATTAATGGATTTACATGGTTTTTCTACGTGTGCATTATTTGGTTGACTCCAATTATTTAACAATTGCATATTTGTCTCAGGTCTCATTTAGCAACTAGGTAATGTAGGAATTTAAATAGCTCTATAACCTactttttaattgtttttttggtgaaacttttttctcataacatggtttttttttttttttttggtttaacgGATATCTTCTCGTAACATA includes:
- a CDS encoding galactose oxidase/kelch repeat protein, producing the protein MERETSSSSTPPEDLVTSMIGKFVAVMSNNDIRYEGVISLLNLQDSKLGLQNVVRVYGREVENDNEQRVFQVLKEVHSHMVFRGSDIKSVEVLSLPPPARHNSAIGHVGSLITTEDVRIEGVISHVKFHDSMIFMKNCMCYGTEGRTKRRRSIVACNQLAGSIHFKFRDIKALEIIFVRELLHNDDREFADQFPLLSRSHICHRQGGV